The genomic interval GTACACGAACTCCTCGACCCGCTCGGCGACGCCCTCGACGGTCGGGTCCTGGTGAACCTGACCTCGGGTACCTCGGCGGCGGCCCGGGAGACCGCCGAGCGGGTGGCCCGGTGGGGCGGCAGCTACCTCGACGGCGCGATCATGGCCGTGCCGCCGGCCATCGGTACGGCGGAGGCCAGCCTCCTCTACAGCGGATCCCGGTCGACCTTCGACCGGCACGAGTCGACCCTGCGACTGCTCGGTGCCGGGACGACCTACCTCGGTGCCGACCACGGCCTCTCCGCGCTCTACGACGTGGCGCTGCTCGGTGTGATGTGGAGCGTGCTGAACGGCTTCCTCCAGGGTGCCGCCCTGGTCGGTACGGCGGGGGTGGACGCCTCGACCTTCGCCGGGATCGCCGGCCCGCTGGCCGGGACGGTACGGGACTGGCTGCCCGACCTGGCGCGGCAGATCGACGGCGGCGACTACCGGGCCCGGGACTCGACCATCGACACCCACCTCGGCGCGATGGAGCACCTGGTGCACGAGAGCGAGTCCCTCGGCGTCAACGCCGACGTCCCGAGGCTCGTCAAGGCGCTGGCCGACCGGGCCGTCGCCGACGGGCACGGCGGCAGCGACTACGCGGCGATGGTGGAGCAGTTCCGCAAGCCCTCCGAGGTCCGGCCGTAACCGCCATCCCGGCCCCGGCAACCGGTCACTCCTTGCGGTCGCGGTCCCGGGACGGCTGGACCCGCTTCGGCTCCCCCGGCATCTTCGGGTGGTCCGGCGGATAGGGCAGGTCGCCGGAGCCGTCCCGGTCGTCCCGGTCTGCCCACTCCAGCAGCGGGCTGATGTCCCACGGGGCGTCGTCGATGCCGGCGTGCGGGTCGCCGATCTTCGCCACCCGCTCCGGCACGGTCTTCAGGTCGAAGTCGTCCGGTTCGACGTCCGGCAGCTCGTCCCAGGTGACCGGGGTGGAGACGGTGGCCCGGGCGTTGGCCCGCAGCGAGTAGGCGCAGGCGATCGTCCGGTCCCGGGCCATCTGGTTGTAGTCGATGAAGACCTTCTCGCCGCGCTGCTCCTTCCACCAGGAGGTGGTGACCAGGTCGGGGCGGCGCCGCTCCACCTCCCGGGCGAACGCGATCACCGCCCGGCGTACCTCGGTGAAGGTCCAGCGGGGCTCGATCCGCAGATAGACGTGCACGCCCCGGCCGCCGGAGGTCTTCGGCCAGCCGGTCGCGCCCAGCTCGTCCAGGAGTCCACGCACCTCGCCGGCCGCCTCGACCGCGTCGGCGAAGTCGGTGCCCGGCTGCGGGTCGAGGTCGATGCGCAGCTCGTCGGGGCGGTCGACGTCGACGCCCCGGACCGGCCACGGGTGGAAGACCACGGTGCCCATCTGGGCCGCCCAGGCCACGTGGGCCAGGTCGGCCGGGCAGAGTTCGTCGGCGCTCCGGCCGCTCGGAAACTGGATCTTCGCGGTCTGGATCCAGGACGGTACGCCCCGGGCCGGCACCCGCTTCTGATAGAACATCTCCCCCTCGATGCCCTCGGGGAAGCGCTGCAACGCCGTCGGCCGGTTGCCCAGCGCCCGCATGATCCCGTCGCCGACCGCGAGGTAGTAGTCGAACATGTCCTTCTTGGTGAACCCGCGACGGGGGAAGTAGACCCGGTCCGGGCTGCTCAGCCGTACCGTGTGCCCGGCCACCTCGACCTCGACGGGCTTCGCCTTCGCGCTGCCACCAGCCATGCGCCGACCCTATGCCACCGGTCCGACGAAGGTGACCCGACACGGAGACGCCGACGGCCGGCACGGCCGGTCAGGGCAGGAGGCCGCTCAGCACAGGGTCAGCACAGCGGTCAGCACAGCGGTCGCGCCTCCGGCTCCCGGCTGCCGTGCCGGTGCGCCTCCCAGACCTGGCAGATCAGCACGAGCTTCTGCTCGAACCGGGGATCCCGGTCCAGCGGGCCACCGTCGTACGGGGCGTGCAGCCGCAGCGGCGCGGCGCCGTCCAGGTAGACCGCGACGACGGTACGGCCCCGGCGGCGCTCCGCCCGGACGTCGACGACCCGCTGCCAGGCCACGAACGCGTACGCCCCGTACGCCCGGCCCCGCAGGCCCGCCTCGTCCAGCCGGCTCCGGGCCCGGAGCCGGTCGACGCCGCCGCAGAGCATCCCGAGCGGCAGCGGGGCCAGCACGGCGACCCAGGCCAGTTCGGAGAGCTGGCGGTGCCCGGGCAGCGCCCCGGCGATCACGATCACCGCACCGCTGCCGAGGCCACCCCAGCGCAGCCCCCGGATCACCGCCTGCCGCCAGGTCAGCCGGAACTCGGCCAGCACCGGCCGGTGCTCGCGTCGCCGTCTCCGCCCGCCCGGCCTGGTGGCCGCCCGCATGTCCTGTCAACGACTCGGCCGCCGGGCGGTGATTAACCAGTTGTTTCCCGCTGTTTTCCGACGGTTCCGCCGGCCTTAGCCGCCGGAGGATCTCCGCCGTACCGTAGGGGTATGGCTGACAACAGTGTCCGGGACGACCGGGAAAACAGGCTGCCGAGCACCGAGGAGGAGTGGCGGGTCCGGCTCAGCCCGGAGGAGTTCCGGGTACTCCGCCAGGCGGGCACGGAGCGCCCCTGGACCGGCGAGTACGTGGAAACCAAGACCGCCGGCACCTACCACTGCCGGGCCTGCGGGGCGGAACTCTTCTCCAGCGACACCAAGTTCGACTCGCACTGCGGCTGGCCGAGCTTCGACCGGGCGCTGCCCGGCGCCATCCGTTACCTGGAGGACCGCTCGCTCGGCATGGTCCGGATCGAGGTGCGCTGCGCCAACTGCGACTCGCATCTCGGGCACCGCTTCGACGGCGAGGGCTTCACCCCGACGAACGCCCGGTACTGCATCAACTCGATCTCGATGCGCCTCGACCCGTCGATCACGTAGTATCACCGCAGATGTGGTGAAACGGGGGAATCAGACATGGCGACGACCTGCGAGGTCTGTGGCAACGACTACTGGCTGGCGTTCGAGGTCCGCACGATGAGCGGGGACGTGCACACCTTCGACTCGTTCGAGTGCGCGGCACACAAGCTCGCTCCGGTCTGCGAGCACTGCGGCATCCGGATCATGGGACACGGCGTCGAGGTCTCCGGCCGGTTCTTCTGCTGCGGGCACTGCGCCCGGGTCGTCGAGGGCGAGCGCGGCGCGGAGATCCGGGACGCCGTCGGCGCCCGCCCGGCCTGAATCCCACCCGGAATCGCCCCGACGGCAGCCCGTACCGGCGCCCGCCTACGATCGCGGCATGCCGCAATCGCAGACGCCACCGATCCAGGCGAACTCCGCCGACCGGGTCGAGCTTCGGGTCGCCTCCTTCGCCGACCTCGACGCCCGGACCCTGCACGACCTGCTGAAGCTGCGGGCCGACGTCTTCGTGGTCGAGCAGGAGTGCGCCTATCCCGACCTCGACGGCCGGGACGTCGAGCCGGGCACCCGGCACCTGTGGCTGGCCCGGGGCGGCGCGCCGATCGCGTACCTGCGACTGCTCGCCGATCCGGGTGGGGTGGAACGGATCAGCCGGGTGGTGGTGGCCCCGCAGGCCCGGGGCGGCGGGTACGCCGGACGGCTGATCGGCGAGGCGCTGGCGATCGTCGGCTCCCGGCCGTGCGTACTCGACGCCCAGGCGCACCTGGTCGACCTCTACGCCCGCTACGGCTTCACCCGCACCGGGCCGGAGTACATCGAGGACGGCATCCCGCACGTGCCGATGCGCCGGGAGCCGGCCTGACCCCCGGCGCCGTGCCGTCCACTGTGGTCGACCGGCCGACGGCCGCTACGGCAGCGCGTTGACCAGTTCGCCGATGCTCCGGCGTCGGCCGGTGTAGAACGGCACCTCCTCGCGGACGTGCCGGCGGGCCCGGGAGGCACGCAGGTCACGCATCAGGTCGACGATCCGGTGCAGTTCGTCGGCCTCGAAGGCGAGCAGCCACTCGTAGTCGCCGAGCGCGAACGAGGCGACCGTGTTGGCCCGGACGTCCGGATAGCCTCGGGCCATCTTGCCGTGCTCGGCCAGCATCTCCCGGCGCTCGGCGTCCGGCAGCAGGTACCACTCGTAGGAGCGGACGAACGGGTAGACGCAGATGTAGCCCCGGGCCGGCTCACCGGCCAGGAACGCCGGTACGTGGCTCTTGTTGAACTCCGCCGGCCGGTGCAGCGCCATCTGCGACCAGACCGGCACCAACTGCCGGCCGAGCGCGGTACGCCGCAGCCGCCCGTACGCGTCCTGGAGCGCGTCGCTGGACGAGGAGTGCCACCAGA from Plantactinospora sp. BC1 carries:
- a CDS encoding NAD(P)-dependent oxidoreductase, which encodes MTTDTTPVTVVGLGLMGHALAATFLRNGHPTTVWNRTTAKAGQLVAAGARLADSPADAVAASPLVIVCVSNYDAVHELLDPLGDALDGRVLVNLTSGTSAAARETAERVARWGGSYLDGAIMAVPPAIGTAEASLLYSGSRSTFDRHESTLRLLGAGTTYLGADHGLSALYDVALLGVMWSVLNGFLQGAALVGTAGVDASTFAGIAGPLAGTVRDWLPDLARQIDGGDYRARDSTIDTHLGAMEHLVHESESLGVNADVPRLVKALADRAVADGHGGSDYAAMVEQFRKPSEVRP
- the ligD gene encoding non-homologous end-joining DNA ligase; amino-acid sequence: MAGGSAKAKPVEVEVAGHTVRLSSPDRVYFPRRGFTKKDMFDYYLAVGDGIMRALGNRPTALQRFPEGIEGEMFYQKRVPARGVPSWIQTAKIQFPSGRSADELCPADLAHVAWAAQMGTVVFHPWPVRGVDVDRPDELRIDLDPQPGTDFADAVEAAGEVRGLLDELGATGWPKTSGGRGVHVYLRIEPRWTFTEVRRAVIAFAREVERRRPDLVTTSWWKEQRGEKVFIDYNQMARDRTIACAYSLRANARATVSTPVTWDELPDVEPDDFDLKTVPERVAKIGDPHAGIDDAPWDISPLLEWADRDDRDGSGDLPYPPDHPKMPGEPKRVQPSRDRDRKE
- the msrB gene encoding peptide-methionine (R)-S-oxide reductase MsrB, whose product is MADNSVRDDRENRLPSTEEEWRVRLSPEEFRVLRQAGTERPWTGEYVETKTAGTYHCRACGAELFSSDTKFDSHCGWPSFDRALPGAIRYLEDRSLGMVRIEVRCANCDSHLGHRFDGEGFTPTNARYCINSISMRLDPSIT
- a CDS encoding Prokaryotic metallothionein — its product is MATTCEVCGNDYWLAFEVRTMSGDVHTFDSFECAAHKLAPVCEHCGIRIMGHGVEVSGRFFCCGHCARVVEGERGAEIRDAVGARPA
- a CDS encoding GNAT family N-acetyltransferase, with translation MPQSQTPPIQANSADRVELRVASFADLDARTLHDLLKLRADVFVVEQECAYPDLDGRDVEPGTRHLWLARGGAPIAYLRLLADPGGVERISRVVVAPQARGGGYAGRLIGEALAIVGSRPCVLDAQAHLVDLYARYGFTRTGPEYIEDGIPHVPMRREPA
- the hemQ gene encoding hydrogen peroxide-dependent heme synthase, whose product is MTAEQQGLEQTNAARLRELNESIRYTMWSVFRASGPLPEARDGIAAEVESLFEELAGKDVVVRGSYDVSGLRADADLLVWWHSSSSDALQDAYGRLRRTALGRQLVPVWSQMALHRPAEFNKSHVPAFLAGEPARGYICVYPFVRSYEWYLLPDAERREMLAEHGKMARGYPDVRANTVASFALGDYEWLLAFEADELHRIVDLMRDLRASRARRHVREEVPFYTGRRRSIGELVNALP